A single genomic interval of Leptospirales bacterium harbors:
- a CDS encoding DUF167 domain-containing protein: MDIHVVAKAGVHKPGIERRPDGVWVVRVRERAIDGKANQAILKSIAAELDVPVSSLHLLRGQGSRNKVVRAPDP; encoded by the coding sequence ATGGATATTCACGTAGTGGCCAAGGCCGGCGTCCATAAACCTGGCATCGAGCGCAGACCCGACGGCGTCTGGGTGGTACGCGTCCGGGAACGGGCCATTGATGGCAAAGCCAATCAGGCAATCCTCAAATCGATTGCCGCCGAACTCGATGTCCCGGTTTCCTCGTTGCATTTGCTGCGGGGCCAGGGCAGCCGCAACAAGGTCGTACGTGCGCCCGATCCTTGA
- a CDS encoding elongation factor P--(R)-beta-lysine ligase encodes MELSLDRFRKRAALLSEIRQYFREFPALEMETPLLNASGSFEAQLDSFLVLRSGVRKSAEAESFAPGLPAGYLITSPEYRLKEALATLRCDMYQIAHCFREGDSGAHHTEEFLMLEWYRVGTDYRQLMNECEALLRRLAHSECSARRLPQTPFPRFSAGELLERYCQCDFRRSSMESALAGAGLRSATTAIDDLADDDLFFLLFLNLVEPQLPATPFFIYDYPAALAALAVVEGDCAQRFELYWGKLELANGYQELANAAELRSRMVEQNQRRIKLGKPEMAADAGLLRAMDRGLPECSGVALGLDRTFLALQGGERLDQLGLLL; translated from the coding sequence ATGGAACTCTCGCTGGATCGATTTCGCAAACGGGCCGCGTTGCTGAGCGAAATTCGCCAGTACTTTCGTGAGTTTCCAGCGCTGGAAATGGAGACCCCTCTGCTCAACGCCAGCGGTTCATTTGAAGCCCAGCTTGACTCTTTTCTGGTACTCCGCAGCGGAGTGCGCAAAAGCGCCGAAGCCGAGAGCTTTGCACCCGGCTTGCCGGCAGGATATCTGATTACCAGTCCTGAGTACAGACTGAAGGAGGCGCTGGCTACACTGCGTTGCGATATGTATCAAATTGCGCACTGCTTTCGCGAAGGCGACAGCGGCGCGCATCATACGGAAGAGTTCCTGATGCTGGAATGGTACCGCGTGGGGACCGATTACCGGCAACTGATGAACGAATGCGAGGCCTTGCTACGGCGCCTGGCCCACTCCGAATGCAGCGCGCGACGATTGCCGCAAACGCCCTTCCCGCGTTTTTCTGCCGGCGAACTACTGGAGCGCTACTGTCAGTGCGATTTCCGACGATCCTCGATGGAGAGCGCGCTTGCCGGCGCGGGATTGCGAAGCGCAACGACGGCCATCGATGATCTGGCCGACGATGATTTGTTCTTCCTGTTGTTCCTGAACCTGGTGGAACCGCAGTTGCCAGCGACTCCCTTCTTTATCTACGACTACCCCGCTGCCCTGGCAGCGCTGGCCGTAGTCGAGGGCGACTGTGCCCAGCGTTTCGAACTCTACTGGGGTAAGCTGGAGCTGGCTAATGGCTATCAGGAACTTGCCAATGCTGCGGAGCTGCGCAGCCGAATGGTCGAGCAAAACCAGCGTCGGATCAAGCTGGGCAAGCCCGAGATGGCGGCGGATGCCGGTTTGCTGCGGGCCATGGACCGCGGATTGCCCGAGTGCAGCGGCGTCGCCCTGGGCCTGGATCGTACCTTTCTGGCGCTGCAGGGCGGCGAGCGACTCGATCAACTTGGTCTCCTGCTTTGA
- a CDS encoding RNA polymerase sigma factor RpoD/SigA, protein MDQELPEAAQSAEVEEILSESVASVPAPRPARKSRSSRRREGGDSGESILNWYLNEIHKIPMLSREQELDVARRARDGEQSARDLLVRSNLRFVVTVARRYQSSGLTMMDLINEGNLGLIKAAEKFNPDRGFHFISYAVWWIKQSILFAIQQKAHLIRLPLNRTAELRRLEEAERWIENQDNMESNLHSLAQVLDMRPEELSHLLTMSRDHLSLDAPMADGEDFSLGDNIEDRSIVYPDRKIEQEQLKRDIADCLEGLTVREKRVLSLRFGLNGSPVLSLQKIGSKIGLSKERIRQIEKKAIRKIRTGKCGQDLIAYL, encoded by the coding sequence ATGGATCAAGAATTACCAGAGGCAGCACAGAGCGCGGAGGTGGAAGAAATCCTCAGCGAATCCGTCGCCAGCGTTCCAGCTCCCCGTCCGGCCCGGAAGAGCCGCAGCAGCCGTCGTCGCGAGGGCGGCGACTCCGGCGAGTCGATTCTGAATTGGTACCTGAATGAAATCCATAAGATTCCGATGCTCAGCCGCGAGCAAGAGCTTGATGTAGCGCGTCGCGCCCGCGACGGCGAGCAAAGCGCTCGCGATCTTCTGGTGCGGTCCAATCTGCGCTTCGTCGTAACCGTCGCCCGTCGTTACCAGTCCTCCGGATTGACCATGATGGACTTGATCAATGAAGGCAATCTGGGATTGATCAAGGCTGCGGAAAAATTCAATCCAGATCGCGGCTTCCACTTCATTTCCTACGCCGTATGGTGGATCAAGCAATCGATTCTCTTTGCCATCCAGCAGAAGGCGCATCTGATCCGGCTGCCGCTGAATCGCACTGCTGAACTGCGTCGTCTGGAAGAAGCCGAGCGCTGGATCGAAAACCAGGATAATATGGAGAGCAATCTGCACTCTCTGGCCCAGGTGCTCGATATGCGTCCCGAGGAACTCAGCCACCTTTTGACGATGAGTCGGGATCACCTCAGTCTGGACGCACCGATGGCCGATGGCGAGGACTTCTCGCTGGGCGACAATATCGAAGACCGATCGATCGTCTATCCTGACCGGAAAATAGAGCAGGAGCAACTGAAACGCGATATTGCTGATTGTCTGGAAGGGCTTACGGTCCGCGAAAAGCGGGTGCTTTCGCTCCGTTTCGGGCTCAATGGCAGCCCGGTACTGTCGCTGCAGAAGATCGGCAGCAAGATTGGGCTTTCCAAAGAGCGAATTCGGCAGATTGAGAAAAAGGCCATCCGCAAAATTCGAACCGGAAAGTGCGGACAGGATCTGATCGCCTACCTTTGA
- a CDS encoding response regulator translates to MKKTVLVVDDIESIRFAIAEFLSAEFSALEAADGYAALEACSGKQVDLVITDIRMPGMGGLALIKRLSAEYPHMKFALMTAYNPDDYIRFARVERVWNIIPKSTALDLNHIRTMAHKLLGDEIFGVQQYFPKARSETAQLADVHRMHRKLPEEGLAHDVFYICRVSSAGESNSVCDKAGDLLTASGAPSVVRMVLEELAANAMIHAPGGDRPGPDPAMTPENYPMRSEDAFDICFGMLGRNAVVGVTDYKGSLDREAILSRLERHTTLDSESGLPVGLTDAHGRGLYISRENADHLVFNIEPGRRTEILGFFPVDASIRTRAISIFQKEEK, encoded by the coding sequence ATGAAGAAGACGGTTTTGGTCGTAGACGACATCGAGTCGATTCGATTTGCAATCGCCGAGTTTTTGAGCGCCGAGTTTTCCGCGCTGGAGGCGGCCGACGGCTATGCCGCTCTGGAAGCTTGCAGCGGCAAGCAAGTCGACCTGGTCATCACCGATATTCGTATGCCCGGCATGGGCGGCCTCGCTTTGATCAAACGTCTCTCTGCGGAGTATCCGCACATGAAGTTTGCGCTGATGACAGCCTACAATCCGGATGACTACATCCGCTTTGCGCGGGTAGAGCGAGTCTGGAATATCATTCCAAAGAGCACTGCACTGGATTTGAATCACATCCGCACCATGGCGCACAAGTTGCTTGGCGACGAAATTTTTGGAGTGCAACAGTACTTCCCAAAGGCGCGCAGCGAAACAGCGCAGCTGGCCGATGTTCATCGAATGCACCGTAAACTTCCAGAAGAGGGCCTTGCGCACGATGTCTTTTACATCTGCCGCGTGAGCAGCGCGGGCGAAAGCAATTCGGTGTGCGACAAGGCGGGCGATTTGCTGACCGCATCGGGCGCACCGTCGGTCGTGCGCATGGTGCTGGAGGAGCTGGCAGCCAATGCTATGATCCATGCCCCAGGCGGCGATCGGCCCGGGCCCGATCCGGCTATGACGCCAGAGAACTATCCAATGCGCAGCGAGGATGCCTTTGACATTTGCTTTGGAATGCTGGGGCGCAACGCGGTTGTCGGCGTCACGGACTATAAGGGTTCGCTGGATCGCGAAGCAATTCTTTCACGACTGGAACGACATACCACTCTGGATTCAGAAAGCGGCCTGCCTGTCGGGCTGACCGACGCCCATGGACGCGGACTCTACATCAGTCGCGAGAATGCCGATCATCTGGTGTTCAACATCGAACCCGGTCGCCGCACCGAGATTCTGGGCTTTTTCCCCGTGGATGCCAGCATTCGGACGCGCGCCATCTCCATCTTTCAAAAAGAAGAGAAATGA
- a CDS encoding HAMP domain-containing histidine kinase: MEPGPWSEVGPGIAGGATALFEDAPLALYAIDASYRLQAINRAGRERLQPNGAGNTERCYHALYGRTQVCPYCPLLQETERKQLGERVLEKLISWRNTRREEKSLRLLFSPRADSEGLMEAVEDITAQQQSQEETLRKENLASLGIMISGIAHELNNPLTGMGLNLQNLAANLAAMAPDEIAKRLSILRKDLQQAARIVSDILSFSRPGNLRLAVADIREAVEQAQAKTRRLYPVLSRQTEWQNEGEGVAFPFDPEKIERLLINLYRNSLQAMDYAPGYIRTAVRQTRRSVQLIIQDNAGGIPADQLKHIFKPFFSNSRDGRGSGLGLTICHSIVREHSGRIHARSQSGQTRFYISLPMQHSAGQPP; the protein is encoded by the coding sequence ATGGAGCCAGGCCCCTGGTCAGAGGTCGGACCCGGCATAGCCGGCGGCGCCACAGCGCTTTTTGAAGACGCGCCCCTCGCCCTGTATGCGATTGACGCCAGCTACCGACTGCAGGCCATCAACCGCGCCGGCCGCGAACGCTTGCAGCCCAATGGCGCCGGCAATACAGAGCGCTGTTACCATGCACTGTACGGACGGACACAGGTGTGCCCTTACTGTCCGCTGCTGCAGGAAACCGAGCGCAAGCAGCTGGGCGAACGAGTTCTGGAAAAGCTAATATCCTGGCGCAATACGCGGCGCGAAGAGAAATCGCTGCGACTGCTGTTCTCGCCGCGAGCGGACAGCGAAGGTCTCATGGAGGCAGTTGAGGACATCACTGCCCAGCAACAAAGTCAGGAGGAGACCCTGCGCAAAGAGAACCTCGCCTCACTGGGCATTATGATCAGCGGGATCGCTCACGAGCTGAACAATCCGCTGACCGGCATGGGCCTCAATTTGCAGAATCTGGCGGCCAACCTGGCGGCAATGGCGCCTGACGAAATTGCCAAGCGTCTTTCTATACTTAGAAAGGACCTGCAGCAAGCGGCGCGTATCGTATCCGATATTCTGAGCTTCAGCAGGCCCGGCAACTTGCGACTGGCGGTGGCGGATATTCGCGAGGCCGTGGAGCAGGCGCAGGCCAAGACCCGCCGCCTCTATCCAGTGCTCTCCCGACAGACGGAATGGCAAAACGAGGGCGAAGGCGTCGCCTTTCCATTTGATCCTGAGAAAATCGAACGGCTGTTGATCAATCTTTACCGCAATTCGCTGCAGGCCATGGACTATGCGCCCGGCTACATTCGTACTGCCGTCCGCCAGACGCGCCGCAGCGTGCAACTGATAATCCAGGACAATGCCGGCGGCATCCCCGCTGATCAACTCAAGCACATCTTTAAGCCATTTTTTTCGAACTCGCGCGATGGACGTGGCAGCGGACTGGGCTTGACTATCTGCCACAGCATTGTGCGCGAGCATAGCGGTCGCATCCACGCCCGGTCTCAAAGCGGTCAAACGCGCTTTTATATTTCACTGCCAATGCAACACAGCGCCGGACAGCCGCCATGA
- the secG gene encoding preprotein translocase subunit SecG has translation MEIWQTIVVVLFLICCAALLLFILIQSGRGGSVAIFGGGGSNTPFGSSTVDVVTKATWWAGGLFFALAILAAIVFADTGPRLNQQPGAQIPGQVPGAPAANSPGGGSIPSNPPAAPLNP, from the coding sequence ATGGAAATCTGGCAGACCATTGTTGTTGTACTCTTTCTCATTTGCTGTGCGGCGCTGTTACTGTTCATTCTGATTCAATCCGGTCGCGGCGGAAGCGTCGCTATTTTTGGCGGGGGCGGTTCCAATACACCCTTCGGATCGAGCACGGTCGACGTCGTGACCAAGGCAACGTGGTGGGCCGGCGGTCTGTTCTTTGCTCTGGCCATACTGGCTGCCATTGTCTTCGCCGACACTGGCCCCCGTCTGAATCAGCAGCCAGGCGCCCAGATTCCTGGCCAGGTTCCTGGCGCACCGGCAGCGAATTCGCCGGGCGGCGGCAGCATTCCATCCAATCCGCCGGCAGCGCCGCTCAACCCCTAG
- a CDS encoding phosphoglycerate kinase has translation MVFARLENANVADQRVLLRADLESAIDSSGRIVSEAPLQALRGAVELLLARGAAPIILAHAGKVEDPNSGSISLAPAAESLTQILGRPVRYAPLSSAQARPGEVVLLENLLIHSGEAKCDAAFARQLAELGDLYVNDAFGVCRKKLASITALPRLLPRFAGPALYQEYSTLGALLSRDRKPLVIIVGGMRLERKIKMLARIMEKADEVHVGGGIAATFLKSRALPVGASFVERDLEVGAFQLIEKSELADTEFFLPQDFVVADRFARDARTKVCAANQIPDRWMALDIGPKTASRMEKSIKSAGATLWIGPLGAVELEPFQKGTRAIGQAMAKARGLRVAVGALTAASMSAWKLDRSVDLVSLDSDTVLDFLSGVTLPGLAALAPAAEDDAE, from the coding sequence ATGGTCTTCGCCAGATTGGAAAATGCCAATGTTGCCGATCAGCGCGTCCTGCTACGCGCTGATCTCGAATCGGCCATCGACTCCTCGGGGCGAATCGTATCCGAGGCGCCGTTGCAAGCGCTGCGCGGAGCGGTGGAGTTGCTGCTGGCGCGCGGCGCGGCGCCAATCATTCTGGCTCACGCCGGGAAGGTTGAAGACCCCAATAGCGGATCGATCTCGCTGGCGCCGGCAGCGGAAAGTCTAACGCAGATACTGGGACGGCCGGTCCGCTATGCGCCATTGAGCAGCGCGCAGGCCAGGCCTGGCGAAGTCGTACTGCTGGAAAACTTGCTTATCCATTCGGGCGAAGCAAAATGCGACGCCGCCTTTGCACGACAACTGGCAGAGCTCGGCGATCTTTATGTGAATGATGCCTTCGGCGTTTGCCGCAAGAAACTGGCGTCGATCACTGCACTTCCGCGACTGCTTCCACGTTTCGCGGGCCCCGCGCTCTATCAAGAGTACAGCACACTGGGCGCTCTACTATCCCGCGATCGTAAGCCGCTGGTTATCATTGTGGGCGGGATGCGTCTCGAACGGAAAATCAAGATGCTGGCCAGGATCATGGAGAAGGCTGACGAGGTTCACGTCGGCGGCGGCATAGCTGCAACGTTTCTAAAATCGCGCGCCTTGCCGGTGGGCGCGAGCTTTGTCGAACGCGATCTGGAGGTCGGGGCATTTCAGCTCATCGAGAAGTCGGAACTGGCGGACACTGAGTTCTTTTTGCCCCAGGATTTTGTCGTTGCTGATCGATTTGCGCGGGACGCCAGGACCAAAGTTTGCGCGGCCAACCAGATCCCGGACCGCTGGATGGCGCTGGACATTGGACCGAAGACGGCAAGCCGCATGGAGAAGTCGATTAAGTCAGCGGGCGCTACGCTCTGGATCGGGCCGCTGGGCGCCGTAGAACTGGAGCCCTTTCAAAAGGGAACCCGGGCGATCGGCCAGGCTATGGCCAAGGCCAGGGGTCTGCGCGTCGCCGTCGGCGCACTGACCGCCGCATCGATGAGCGCCTGGAAGCTCGACCGGTCCGTCGACCTGGTTTCGCTGGATAGCGACACGGTGCTGGACTTTCTAAGTGGAGTGACGCTGCCCGGGTTGGCGGCCCTTGCTCCGGCCGCCGAAGACGACGCGGAGTGA
- a CDS encoding polyhydroxyalkanoate biosynthesis repressor PhaR — protein MKLIKRYANRRLYDSETSKTITLDDVADLIKAGNEVRVVDNISGEDITARVLGQTFLKISTDQQNLEFSTFLLTALIREVSSNVSRLFSQLVEGGIGIGQLTLDRLEKIVQGMVEQGEINLSEKNTYLDRVLTQIKNASERMLRSAAEGRDVLRSELLDVRNRRVEELSEKLDEMARIIKEIQRK, from the coding sequence ATGAAGCTCATCAAGCGATACGCAAACCGCAGGCTCTATGACTCGGAGACCAGCAAGACCATCACCCTGGATGACGTTGCCGACCTGATCAAGGCAGGCAATGAGGTGCGGGTAGTCGACAACATCAGCGGCGAGGACATTACTGCTCGGGTGCTGGGCCAGACATTTTTGAAGATCAGCACCGACCAGCAAAACCTTGAATTCAGCACCTTCCTTCTAACCGCATTGATCCGCGAGGTCTCCAGTAATGTTTCGCGGCTCTTCAGCCAGCTGGTGGAGGGGGGAATCGGGATCGGCCAGCTGACACTTGACCGCCTGGAGAAAATCGTTCAGGGCATGGTCGAACAGGGGGAGATCAATCTCTCGGAAAAGAACACCTACCTGGACCGCGTTTTGACCCAGATCAAGAATGCCAGCGAGCGCATGCTGCGCAGCGCGGCCGAAGGCCGCGATGTGCTGCGCTCCGAATTGCTCGATGTGCGCAACCGTCGGGTCGAAGAGCTTTCAGAAAAGCTGGACGAAATGGCCCGGATCATCAAAGAAATTCAAAGAAAATAG
- a CDS encoding HEAT repeat domain-containing protein translates to MTRARLCIYVALVLCLSGAAPAALVAGSDDDARNYWQARYDEAMRNLQTGSAEERARAAMLLGAHRQYEFVRPLANELLRELDDPAKRSTPINDPYVKTAMAWALGEIAHPISVGPLVKALEISRKIVGEQIQQATERQTRERQRLEQLHQANANEFLVGTVNLSPDRPAPFNQPGFSFGYSPDMMYSVSDSFKSMDPDVNDEGHRLRLQNYNYLNLTRQIFLSLGNIGSEDSVQALAGFLKDEIPMIRYMAAAALGRSRSQRALAEINARFNEESDPYVKVGLSYGGLTIDKSQAPLFMNLLAALKSDDTYVRYHAAAALRELGLGESVESLRAARLIESEPQIQGILDEAIVKAEIDNIIPVNY, encoded by the coding sequence ATGACCCGCGCCCGCCTTTGCATTTATGTCGCCCTGGTTCTATGCCTCAGCGGCGCGGCCCCCGCTGCGCTCGTTGCCGGTTCCGACGATGACGCCCGCAATTACTGGCAGGCGCGCTACGACGAGGCGATGCGCAATCTGCAGACCGGCTCCGCCGAGGAGCGCGCACGCGCGGCTATGCTGCTTGGTGCGCACCGTCAATATGAGTTTGTGCGTCCGCTGGCCAACGAACTGCTGCGTGAACTGGATGATCCGGCCAAGCGCAGCACTCCAATCAATGATCCATATGTAAAAACAGCCATGGCCTGGGCGCTGGGCGAAATCGCTCATCCAATCAGCGTCGGCCCTCTGGTCAAGGCCCTGGAAATCAGCCGCAAAATTGTTGGCGAACAGATCCAGCAGGCGACGGAACGCCAGACGCGCGAGCGCCAGCGCCTCGAACAACTGCATCAGGCCAATGCCAACGAATTCTTAGTCGGTACGGTGAATCTTTCTCCAGACCGGCCGGCGCCCTTTAATCAGCCTGGCTTCAGCTTTGGCTACAGCCCGGATATGATGTACAGCGTTTCGGACAGCTTCAAGTCGATGGATCCGGACGTTAACGATGAAGGCCATCGTCTTCGCTTGCAGAACTACAACTACCTCAACCTGACGCGTCAGATCTTCCTGTCGCTTGGCAACATTGGATCGGAAGATTCGGTGCAGGCTCTTGCCGGATTCTTGAAGGATGAGATCCCCATGATACGCTACATGGCGGCGGCGGCCCTTGGTCGTTCGCGCAGCCAGCGCGCTCTGGCCGAAATCAACGCACGTTTTAACGAAGAATCGGATCCCTATGTGAAAGTTGGTCTTTCCTATGGCGGCCTCACCATTGACAAGAGCCAGGCGCCGCTATTCATGAACCTGCTTGCCGCACTGAAAAGCGATGATACCTACGTGCGCTACCATGCAGCTGCGGCGCTGCGCGAATTGGGCCTGGGTGAGAGCGTCGAATCGCTGCGCGCCGCGCGTCTGATCGAATCGGAGCCTCAGATTCAGGGCATCCTGGACGAGGCCATAGTCAAGGCCGAGATTGATAACATCATCCCGGTAAATTATTGA
- a CDS encoding SH3 domain-containing protein, with protein sequence MRLLPARQLASYTASLLIALAGCGNQPPDEASNLHADVVNDKASLRIDPVTSSSEIEFLKRGIRVQVLNRTRQKQAIGEANDYWYRIRLEDGVEGWIYGANLSIGDSAGRGADSGIDELLIRGLVGKWWEVRRDGSTGLRRLYLWNTGEYAYAYGQGEQMQRGKYKIDSPELLLLDPPSGVGAEISIRKLGSELRLTGRADDREISFRRAFIDPDAPEPNEEAVGEDGLPVGPGTSTAPAAAPPAASTTP encoded by the coding sequence ATGAGGCTCCTGCCTGCGCGCCAGCTTGCATCTTACACTGCGTCTCTTTTGATCGCTCTGGCCGGCTGCGGCAACCAGCCGCCGGATGAAGCTTCCAACCTGCATGCTGACGTCGTCAATGATAAGGCCAGCTTGCGCATCGATCCTGTCACCAGCTCGTCGGAAATCGAATTTCTGAAGCGCGGCATTCGCGTACAGGTCCTCAATCGTACGCGCCAGAAGCAGGCCATAGGCGAGGCCAACGACTACTGGTATCGAATTCGTCTGGAAGACGGCGTGGAGGGATGGATCTACGGCGCCAACCTGAGTATCGGCGATTCGGCCGGCCGTGGCGCGGACAGCGGCATTGATGAGTTGTTGATTCGAGGTCTGGTTGGAAAATGGTGGGAGGTGCGCCGTGATGGTTCAACCGGTCTGCGCCGCCTCTATCTCTGGAATACAGGCGAGTACGCCTACGCCTACGGGCAGGGCGAGCAGATGCAGCGCGGCAAGTACAAAATCGATTCTCCAGAATTGCTGCTGCTCGATCCGCCATCCGGCGTTGGCGCTGAAATTTCGATTCGCAAATTGGGCAGCGAGCTGCGTTTGACCGGCCGCGCCGACGATCGCGAAATCTCCTTTCGCCGCGCCTTCATCGATCCGGATGCACCGGAACCAAACGAAGAGGCTGTCGGGGAAGATGGATTGCCGGTTGGTCCCGGTACGTCGACGGCGCCGGCTGCGGCCCCGCCGGCCGCTTCGACCACGCCCTGA